The following coding sequences lie in one Danio rerio strain Tuebingen ecotype United States chromosome 25, GRCz12tu, whole genome shotgun sequence genomic window:
- the tnni2a.3 gene encoding troponin I type 2a (skeletal, fast), tandem duplicate 3 isoform X1: MSEKKMTSSRRHHLKSLVLSITKGLLEKEVVDTAAAKEAYMAENCAPLSMPSSTQDLQELCKKLHQQIDKVDEERYDLESKVGKAAKEIEDLKIKVVDLQGKFKKPALKKVRLSADQMLQALLGSKHKVSLDLRANLKQVKKEVKEEAADVGDWRKNIEDKAGMGGRKKMFEGEAA; encoded by the exons ATGTCTGA AAAAAAGATGACATCGAGCCGTAGGCACCATCTCAAG AGTTTGGTGTTGAGCATCACAAAAGGCCTTCTGGAGAAGGAAGTTGTGGATACCGCTGCGGCCAAAGAGGCTTACATGGCAGAAAACTGCGCTCCTCTGTCCATGCCCTCCTCTACACAGGATCTGCAG GAGCTGTGCAAGAAACTTCACCAGCAAATCGACAAAGTTGATgaggagagatatgacttggagTCTAAAGTGGGCAAAGCAGCTAAAGAG ATTGAGGATCTGAAAATCAAGGTGGTCGACCTGCAGGGCAAGTTCAAGAAGCCTGCCCTGAAGAAAGTGCGTTTGTCAGCCGATCAGATGCTTCAGGCTCTGCTGGGCTCCAAACACAAGGTGTCTCTGGACCTGAGAGCGAACCTGAAACAAGTCAAGAAGGAGGTCAAAGAGGAG GCTGCAGATGTCGGCGACTGGCGTAAGAACATTGAGGACAAGGCTGGTATGGGTGGCAGAAAGAAGATGTTTGAAGGCGAAGCCGCCTAA